In Aptenodytes patagonicus chromosome 8, bAptPat1.pri.cur, whole genome shotgun sequence, a genomic segment contains:
- the KCTD6 gene encoding BTB/POZ domain-containing protein KCTD6 gives MDNGDWGYMMTDPVTLNVGGHMYTTSLTTLTRYPDSMLGAMFRGDFPTARDSQGNYFIDRDGPLFRYVLNFLRTSELTLPLDFKEFDLLRKEADFYQIEPLIQCLNDPKPLYPVDTFEEVVELSSTRKLSKYSNPVAVIITQLTITTKVHSLLEGISNHFTKWNKHMMDTRDCQVSFTFGPCDYHQEVSLRVHLMEYITKQGFTIRNTRVHHMSERANENTVEHNWTFCRLARKTDD, from the exons ATGGATAATGGAGACTGGGGATATATG ATGACTGATCCAGTCACGCTAAATGTGGGTGGACACATGTATACGACATCCCTTACAACTCTGACGAGATATCCTGACTCAATGCTTGGGGCCATGTTCAGGGGAGACTTCCCCACTGCCAGGGACTCTCAGGGTAATTACTTTATTGACAGAGATGGACCACTTTTCCGTTATGTTCTTAACTTTTTAAGGACCTCAGAGCTCACTTTGCCACTGGACTTCAAGGAGTTCGACCTACTTCGGAAGGAAGCAGACTTCTATCAGATCGAACCACTAATTCAGTGTCTTAATGACCCCAAGCCGCTGTATCCCGTGGATACCTTTGAGGAGGTGGTGGAGCTGTCCAGCACCCGGAAGCTTTCCAAATACTCCAACCCGGTGGCTGTAATCATCACGCAGCTCACTATCACGACGAAAGTCCATTCGTTACTGGAAGGCATTTCAAACCACTTCACAAAGTGGAATAAGCATATGATGGACACCAGGGACTGCCAGGTTTCCTTCACTTTTGGGCCGTGCGATTACCACCAGGAAGTGTCGCTCAGAGTCCATCTGATGGAGTACATCACAAAGCAAGGCTTCACGATCAGGAATACCAGAGTTCATCATATGAGCGAGCGTGCCAATGAAAACACAGTGGAGCATAACTGGACTTTCTGTAGACTGGCACGGAAAACAGATGACTGA
- the PDHB gene encoding pyruvate dehydrogenase E1 component subunit beta, mitochondrial — translation MAASAAALRHLAPLGARLARLPPQGRAAGRLLQQQQRRGIRLSAPAPIQVTVRDALNQALDEELERDERVFLLGEEVAQYDGAYKISRGLWKKYGDKRVIDTPISEMGFTGIAVGAAMAGLRPVCEFMTFNFSMQAIDQVINSAAKTCYMSAGSIAVPIVFRGPNGASAGVAAQHSQCFAAWYGHCPGLKVVSPWSSEDAKGLLKASIRDDNPVVMLENELLYGVPFEMSEQAQSKDFVVPIGKAKIERQGTHVTLVSHSRPVGHCLEAAAVLAKEGVECEVINLRTIRPMDIETVEASVVKTNHLVTVEGGWPQFGVGAEICARIMEGSAFNYLDAPAVRVTGADVPMPYAKILEDNCLPQVKDIIFAVKKALNI, via the exons ATGGCGGCGTCTGCGGCGGCACTGCGGCACCTGGCGCCGCTGGGCGCCCGCCTCGCCCGCCTCCCGCCGcagggccgcgccgccgggcggctgctgcagcagcagcagcgcagggggatccGCCTCTCCGCGCCCGCCCCTATACAG GTGACGGTGCGGGACGCGCTGAACCAGGCGCTGGATGAGGAGCTGGAGCGGGACGAGCGCGTCTTCCTGCTGGGCGAGGAGGTGGCCCAGTACGATGGCGCTTACAAG ATCTCCAGGGGTCTCTGGAAGAAGTACGGGGACAAGAGGGTGATCGACACCCCGATATCAGAG atGGGCTTCACAGGAATTGCTGTCGGTGCTGCTATG gCAGGGTTGAGACCAGTGTGTGAATTCATGACGTTCAACTTCTCCATGCAAGCAATTGATCAGGTTATAAACTCCGCTGCCAAGACCTGTTACATGTCTGCAGGATCAATCGCTGTTCCCATTGTCTTCCGGGGCCCCAACGGGGCATCAGCTGGAGTCGCCGCTCAGCACTCGCAGTGCTTTGCGGCTTGGTACGGGCACTGCCCGGGACTGAAAGTTGTTAGTCCTTGGAGCTCAGAAGATGCCAAAGGTCTGCTGAAAGCATCAATCCGGGACGATAATCCAG TTGTGATGCTGGAAAACGAATTGCTGTATGGTGTTCCCTTTGAAATGTCTGAACAAGCACAGTCAAAGGATTTCGTTGTTCCAATTGGAAAAGCTAAAATAGAAAGGCAAG GAACTCATGTTACATTAGTGTCACACTCAAGACCTGTCGGACACTGTTTGGAAGCAGCTGCGGTACTTGCCAAAGAAGGTGTGGAGTGTGAG gttATAAATCTGCGTACCATTCGACCAATGGATATTGAAACGGTGGAAGCCAGTGTTGTAAAGACAAACCATCTTGTAACTGTAGAAGGAGGTTGGCCGCAATTTGGAGTAGGAGCTGAAATCTGTGCCAGGATCATGGAAG GATCTGCCTTTAACTACTTGGATGCTCCAGCTGTGCGTGTTACCGGTGCAGATGTTCCTATGCCTTACGCAAAAATTTTAGAAGATAACTGCTTACCTCAAGTGAAAGATATAATATTTGCAGTGAAGAAAGCTTTGAATATCTAA